The DNA window TATTATCTTGATTTAAAACACAAATTATATGTATCATACACAATATCATTTAGCCTATTATGCTCCAATCTATTCCCTCTTTTCGTATGAATCTGATAAAAAAAGACTCCAACTCTTTTCACACCCTTGAAAAAGCATATGCTTGGCTAAGAATGCGAATTGCCATGTTTTGTAAACATGAAGTAGAACCACCAAACAACCTCCACCATTTATCTACAATTTACAATCCCATAACCCAActattaattgtaaaattaaggaaataaaaatataaaataaattctatcaaacaaatatttttaccaGGTTGAAGTTTTTTTGCAGCTCGAAAAGCTTTAAGCCTATCAAAGCTTTCCTTTCGATCTCTAGATAAGTGTACTTCTTTCATTATCTTAACtaaatctaaataattaatCTTTTACTGCAATGTAACAAGATCAAGTAAACCTCGCATGACATCATGTGCTACTttataattttcataaaaaaaagcaGGATTATTCAAGAAATAAGCCCGTTTCatgaagattttttttaaatgtttgtcCCATCTTGAGTTGATAATCTTTTTGTAAGGTTGATATGCAATTTTATTATGCTTAAACATTTCTTTGATTGCAATTTCTGCTCTCATCATACTTTCATAGACATATCCCAATGATGGTTTATCATCAGTATCTACAATCCTTAACAGTTTAATCAATGGACTCACAAGTTTGCATGCAGTAAAACAATCACCCCAAAAATTGTTGTCCATGATAATTGCACTAACAGCTCTATCATTAGCACTCCTTCTTAATTTGTGTTCGCTAAAGTGTACATCCACAACCAATGCTTGCAAATCCGCTTTGTGCTCAAAGATACACTTCAATGTGATGAAGACATTGGCAAAACGAGTTGCACCTGGACGAACAATCTCCTTTCAAATAGTTCTTTGTCTTAGCCAGGATAAGAACACCGTATGATTATACACAAATACTATAATATTTGAAGCACGTGATGCAAGGTTAGAAATTTGCGGCATGCTGCTTATatcttttagaataaaattcaaACAATGAGCAGCACAAGGTGACCAGTGGATATTCTCAAATTTCTAATTGATAAGCCTACCAACTGCAACAAAATTTGTCATATTATTAGTCACTACATGTACAATATTATCAAGCCTAGTCCATTCAATCACCTTGAAAACAAGTGACACAAGcttcaagcatttttttttACCACATTTGAAGCATCTACAGATTTCACAAAGCATAGCCCTTTCGAATAATCATCAGCCATGAGGGTACAACCAGTTTCTTTTCAAGCAATCTTATAGCCATCAACAACTATTTGAGACTCTCTTCTGAGATTGGCTAATAAGTGAACCCTCAACTAATCATAAGAAGGACCTTTATAATCAGGCCCAACGCCAGCAACACCATCCAGCATATCTTGAAAAAAATGGTGACATAATCACATTGAAAGGAATCCTACAATCCAAAAGTCATCTAGCCACTCGCTTATCAACCTCATGAAGCACCTCGTTGTTTTGAAACATACTTTTCAGACTTGGTTGATCTCCCGAAGTTTATCTTGGTGCAAACATCGGAGGAATAATAATTTTTGCTTTCTATTTTGGATCGCCTCCAATCACTTGCTTAGTTGGTAACTGACTCGgagtttgttgtttttcttgcaCTATTGCTTCGTCAATTGCATACTATATCTCATCACTACTATCTTCATTAAAacttacttttcttttattagttttacCTTTCTGAATTTCTTTCAATAAACCTtccatttatttttctatgtcACAAGGGACTTTAGATCACTTTTTAATATCTTCACCTATCTTTGTCAAATGTTTCTTCATTCTATTAATTTCTCCTCCTCCAAGAGTacttagaaaaaaaagtatttgtAATGtggttttttgtttatttcttgtAAAGCAACACATCTCCAAGCTGGATCAATTTTTTACCGAACATTAAAAGTTTGTGATTGACTATCATTAGATTCAGGTGGAAGAGAAGCTTCATTCGAAGCAATAGGATTTAAAGCCAAATTGTTCACTACATTATTATTCCTAGTTGTTTCTTGGTTGATACTCTCATCTATACGTAAAAGTTTCCAGCAATCCAATAACAATACATTCCAATTACAATATCACAGCAACCCACAGCAACCCAGTAATCTCAAGAgtcaaaattattcaataactATTCAACCCAGTAACAACAGCAAGGTTCACAGATtaactaacaataattattcaaaattattcaacaattattcaacccAATAACAACAACAAGGTTCACAGATTAACTAAGAACAATTATTCAACTCAGTAATAACAGCAAAGTTCACAGATTAACTAACAATAATTTTTCGACAATTATTCAATTATAGTTACAAAAGAATTAATACCTACAAGCTAGAACAGAGTAGACTGAGCAAGATGGGAACAGGACACAACCGAGGGCTGAAGGGGCAGGAGCGCAGTGGAATAGAGCTGGCGCCGATGGGACAGTGGTTGCGCGATGGAGGCAGGGGCGAGACCAGTTGCAGTGGCAACGGTGGTTTCGAATTTCAAACGGTTGCTGCACGATGGAGGAGAATGAAGTTGCGACGTTGGCTTCGAAGTTCGAAGTGGCGACAAGCCGGTGGTTGTACAGAAATGAGGGAGTGAGGGAGGAGCTCGATGAGAGGAAGGAAAAAGAGAGTGGCTCGAAGGTGATCACTGTTGCGCGTTTTGGTTAAGGTTCCTCTAAATCTAAACCAAATGGTGCTGTCTTGAGCAAAATTCAAAAAAGCAGTCAAATTTCGGTTCGGTTTGACTGACTAATTTTTAGCTAATTTAACAGTCTAATGACGATTTTTAAAACTCTCAGTTTTGACATCTGATTGATTTGAGTTTATGGTTTGACCGGCCAATTCGAACCAATTTTCAGGatcttgattattattgaattttatggagttttgaatagTTATAGGTATCTTAGATACTCTGTTAGATGTAGCTGAATTTATTAGccttttgtttgaagttgtCTTTTGAATTATTGATACCCTTGATGGAATCCGGAAAGagaatattaattgtgtataagctacttcaatttttttttctcatttacaTCAAGCTTGTAACACAACTGATAAAAAAATGTATGTGAATTTTTATAAACTAttgaaaaagtttattttaGAAAAGAGTGACAAAAATATTGGCAAGGGATACGAACACAACTTCACAAACCCGTAGTGATGGGCCTGGTTTTATGAGTCCATGTTGGTGAAAGCGTAAACTCTGGCCCATTACAATGTTTTGGGACGAAGAGAACGTGACTTGTGCCTAATGCCTAAGCCGAGTAGTAAGCTCGTTCTCGTTCAGGTGCAGAAGGGTTGTGCTGTGCTGTGCGTTCATCAAAATCCGATGGCTCTAGAAGCTTTCGCAGACGGAAACTCTGACAAAGTCCACACCGACGTTCTCACAAAAGCTAGGGAAGATTGTTACAAggtctctcttcttcttcttcttcttcttctgaatttatttatttgattattgatTGGGAACTGGAATAAAGGCACGTGATGCATTCTACGCGTGCCTGGAGAAGGAGTGTGATAAGAAGCCGACGGAGATTGCATCGGTGGGTTTGCTCTACCCGGTGGAATGCAAGCAATCAAGGGATCAATTTGTTAAACAATGCCGTTCTTCTTGGGTAGGGGAacacgttcttcttcttcttcttctttctaattctttttctttctaatctGTTATTTGTGTTGTTGTGTCAGGTGAAACACTTTGACAGGCAGTACTGCCAGAACAAGAGGGTTCAGAGGCTTCTCGATGACAATGCCTCAAGAAGAGGTCCGTTGTCTCTCCCACAGCCTTACACTTTCAAGCCCTCTCCTTAATTTTCacttcattcattcattgctaTGTCAATTCTCCATCATTCTTATACTACTCCACCATCTGCACCAATTTTGCTTCTAGTTGTACAGTTGTCATAtggaaataaaaatgaaaatgaatgaTCTGTTTTATATTGGGATCAATTGATGAATTTTTGATGATTTATCAAGTACTAGTATTAGTGTTATGTGTGTATTTAGGTAGGACTTAGGATATACAAGTCCTAGTACTACCACTTGAGAGATGAATAATCTCACTAGGTTGAGTTTATTCATTTTTGGCAGGGGTATAATATTGACTCACTGTCTTGGCCCCTGTCCAAGATGGGTGATGGGTGGATGTGGAATACTCATCTATCTCTGTTGGTTGCAAACCGGGTTCTAGAATTGGTCGAACCATTGTTTGGAAGTTGGAACTTAAGCACTGTCCGTGTTGCTTTACTTCTTTGTGCCTGTAGCATTGTTTTATTGATTAGCTTGGACATGATAATATGTATTCAATCCCTCAAGACTTGTTTTATAAGTTTACACACACTTCAACAATTACATAGTTTCCTCCGCTCGTCATGGTTCCTGTAATCCTGTTATGCTGGCTTTTCTCTGTACTGAACGTTGGATATCCATGCATCGGTTGAGAGAAATAGCACATATAACATACATCCTGGTTCTGTCTTGTAAGCGACTTACTGCATAGCCTCTTCTTGCAATTACTAATGTATCTCCTTGAAAAGGGTAGCCTATGTGTCCTGGTTTGAGGCTCTGAATGACTGAACCAATGTAATAGTTAATAAGAGGAGGCAATATTGTTATGTGTACTTTGAAACTAATCTTATATGACAAAGTGATCGACCCATGTTATACAGGGGCAGATTGTTTTATCAtaaactaaactatatgagaTAACATATTGGCAAATGTTGCATGCTTAGTTCATTAGccattattcttttatttaattctgAATCTTCTTGCCAAACCCTAAGCTGCACTTCTGTTTTCTTCCTTAGGCTTTTGCTTGGCTTCCATGTAATTCCTCTCATGTATAGATACGTAGATACTAGGAAAAGGTAAAATCCAATTGTGGCTGAAAATGGTTCCATGATCATTAATAATCCACTTGCATTACTTATGTTTGAAGCTGTGAAATTACTTTTGGTTTAGATTCAAATTTGTGAAGATGATTGGTATTAATAGTTGTTTACCGTGTAAGCCTTTAAGTTTTCTTATGCCCTTGAGGCGGATAGTTTGATCTTGAATGGCTAGTACTATCTGAAGGTCTAGTTTGATTAGTGACTCCACTTCTTCATAGTTATTTTTCCTGTtttgaaaaaatcacatttttttgtttcttctaaaCATTCAGTTCACAAATTCATCTCTGAATGCCTGAATATTTTCTCTACCATGCAAGCTGTTGGACTGATAACCATTTTGCTAAAATAGGTAGAGTAGAAAGTTTGCTAAAATCGGTAACATGTACATGGCATTGTACCAAGCTAAGAACTATAAGTATTAACCAAATGTCTTCACCCCAAATAAGAAAACCAGTATGTAAAAAATTGGGAACTTGTCGATGTGCTTTAATTGTTGAAATGCATTTCCCATGATTCATTTTATTCAGATATCCATCACTGATTTGTTGGGTAATTTTAGGTTTGGTAGAGCCGAACTGATCATTGTTGATGGTGTCATAATACTCTTCCCTCTTAGTTGTTATCATATGTGAACCGAATGAAtgattcaatttttcttttggtcATACACCCTAACACACACCCCTCTTCCCTCCCCATAGGTTCCATATAACCACTTCCTAGTCATAGCTAGGATTTGAACCCTGATGCCCTCTCTAGCAAGGCATACACAAATGTCACTAGACCAAACTTTGCAGGGCGTCACTCtgcaattcttttttttttttttcggtaaACAAAGGGGCTTTACGCCTAACAAAAAGAAACTAACAACCAGAAACTAGCCTTGGCAACATCGTGCCCCTAATATCTTCACCAAGAATCCTTCTTAGCTCTCCTGTCCTGTAGGTGTGCTTTATCTTGATCTGCCAGTCTCTTTTTATGAACTCTCCTATGCTACGCACCAAAGCTTCAGGATGTTcctctattttttctttgtgaACCAGAGTTTCTACCGCAGATTTAGAATCTGATTCTATAATAACCTTTCGAATCCCTATGTCCCAAGCAACCTTCAATCCATGATATATACCCCATAACTCAGCTATATATGCTGTACATTTTTCAATATTGACCATAAAGCCTGCAACCCATCTTTCTAAGTGGTTTCTCAATAAGCCACCACATCCCGCAATGCCAGGATTTTTATCTGTTGCTCCATCCGTGTTAAGTTTAATCCAGCCTTGTAGCGGTTCCTTCCAGCCAACATGAACCTCTATTCTTTTTGGTATTTCCCTCGGCAATCTTTTCtaaccaaagagatcatgaactTTGCTGTGGGCTTA is part of the Arachis duranensis cultivar V14167 chromosome 1, aradu.V14167.gnm2.J7QH, whole genome shotgun sequence genome and encodes:
- the LOC107459117 gene encoding uncharacterized protein LOC107459117 isoform X1, whose product is MPKPSSKLVLVQVQKGCAVLCVHQNPMALEAFADGNSDKVHTDVLTKAREDCYKARDAFYACLEKECDKKPTEIASVGLLYPVECKQSRDQFVKQCRSSWVKHFDRQYCQNKRVQRLLDDNASRRGPLSLPQPYTFKPSP
- the LOC107459117 gene encoding uncharacterized protein LOC107459117 isoform X2 codes for the protein MPKPSSKLVLVQVQKGCAVLCVHQNPMALEAFADGNSDKVHTDVLTKAREDCYKARDAFYACLEKECDKKPTEIASVGLLYPVECKQSRDQFVKQCRSSWVKHFDRQYCQNKRVQRLLDDNASRRGV